From Triticum urartu cultivar G1812 chromosome 2, Tu2.1, whole genome shotgun sequence, a single genomic window includes:
- the LOC125534604 gene encoding uncharacterized protein LOC125534604, protein MFGFVPCRLDRRRQRKIKDWDKHHASYVTRFQLCVEEARSSARAKLREHFPLAFDNYIRWLLENTRVEICPPAYNEDILEEPVNFEDLSKGKYNRDVRVGHGVPAVPVINYVRTEIKKAADESQSILEETPVGKGNDDGPLRAFLKRQARKLRRLSNLLGCRDPEIDEPSASRSGTPSDPSSHHQRDDVSSSYAYQDDEGAVTQEV, encoded by the exons ATGTTTGGTTTTGTACCATGCAGGTTGGACAGGAGAAGGCAGCGGAAGATAAAGGACTGGGACAAGCATCATGCTTCGTATGTTACCCGCTTCCAGCTTTGTGTGGAGGAAGCTCGTAGCAGTGCACGCGCCAAGCTTCGTGAGCATTTTCCACTTGCTTTTGATAACTACATACGATGGCTTCTTGAAAATACTCGAGTTGAGATATGCCCGCCGGCATATAATGAGGATATTCTTGAAGAACCCGTAAACTTTGAGGATCTATCAAAGGGGAAGTACAACAGAGATGTCAGGGTAGGGCACGGAGTCCCTGCTGTTCCGGTGATTAACTATGTG CGCACCGAGATCAAGAAAGCAGCTGATGAGAGCCAGTCTATTCTGGAGGAAACACCGGTTGGAAAAGGCAATGATGATGGTCCACTACGAGCATTCCTCAAG CGTCAGGCCAGGAAGTTAAGGCGGTTATCGAATCTTCTCGGTTGCCGTGATCCCGAAATTGATGAACCATCTGCCTCTAGGTCTGGTACACCATCAGACCCCTCATCTCACCATCAGAGGGACGATGTGAGTTCCTCATATGCTTATCAGGATGATGAGGGTGCGGTCACCCAAGAGGTATGA
- the LOC125538510 gene encoding protein MAIN-LIKE 2-like produces MVWLLDDVYDTKHRAYMMREKEMKLEPLKIRYHGVSGPAMPYDERYTPYIKQAGLLPWIQLVSRSTPNLNAPLVSALADRWRPETHSFHLRTGEMTVTLEDVSLITGLAIDGMPLCMSTDSDGWREQMIALIGMAPTEAEADVEEGEEKKKKERKASGAAFTWIQTHFATCPLDATDDVIQTHARVYMWYVVSRTLFPDSTGKNAPWMWLKALTVFDSKWSWGSATLAYLYRQLDDACCRITDSAGIGGNMLLLSVWSWERLPVGRPKSVRFNPWYEDEDDELRRPTWAYKWDVVSEMTNDVNLMYQKYVAELDTITPEQFDLFQPHPPEWVDTDKHFIGKTA; encoded by the exons ATGGTTTGGCTTCTCGACGATGTCTACGACACGAAACACCGGGCCTACATGATGCGCGAGAAGGAGATG AAGCTTGAACCTTTGAAGATTCGGTATCACGGGGTCTCTGGTCCTGCCATGCCTTACGATGAGCGGTACACACCGTACATCAAGCAGGCAGGACTACTCCCGTGGATTCAGTTGGTCAGCCGGTCCACACCGAATCTGAACGCTCCACTGGTGTCCGCTCTTGCTGATCGGTGGAGGCCGGAGACGCATAGTTTCCATCTTCGGACTGGGGAGATGACCGTGACGCTCGAGGATGTCTCGTTGATCACCGGTCTTGCTATCGACGGGATGCCTCTCTGTATGAGCACCGATTCTGATGGGTGGCGCGAGCAGATGATTGCTCTTATCGGTATGGCTCCTACCGAGGCTGAGGCTGATGTagaggagggagaagagaagaagaagaaggaaaggaaagCATCCGGAGCTGCTTTCACGTGGATTCAAACTCACTTTGCGACGTGCCCTCTGGATGCCACTGATGACGTGATCCAGACACATGCTCGTGTCTACATGTGGTATGTTGTGTCGAGGACTTTGTTTCCTGACTCCACTGGCAAGAACGCTCCATGGATGTGGCTGAAGGCATTGACCGTCTTCGATAGCAAATGGAGCTGGGGTTCAGCGACTCTTGCCTACTTGTATCGACAG CTGGACGATGCGTGTTGCAGGATCACAGATAGTGCAGGCATTGGTGGTAATATGCTTCTACTTTCTGTATGGAGCTGGGAGCGTCTGCCTGTTGGACGCCCGAAGAGCGTCAGGTTTAATCCTTGGTATGAAGATGAAGATGACGAATTACGGCGCCCCACTTGGGCTTACAAGTGGGATGTGGTTTCCGAGATGACGAACGATGTCAATCTCATGTACCAGAAGTACGTTGCCGAGTTGGACACGATTACGCCTGAGCAG TTTGATCTGTTCCAGCCTCACCCGCCGGAATGGGTGGATACGGATAAGCACTTCATAGGTAAGACAGCATGA